In one Alnus glutinosa chromosome 14, dhAlnGlut1.1, whole genome shotgun sequence genomic region, the following are encoded:
- the LOC133857271 gene encoding mechanosensitive ion channel protein 10-like translates to MEGENGVTEKKGTNEVVVQILGTEEAFVPCKDSSSYTVSKNSRFGSSPKSNKGSNLELTELQDLKSRAQTSTFTATTSPAPSPTPNKPPKIPNETLTRRKSLAQSAFSKPKSRLVEPSYAGDANLAKEKAELVNTRNRNSPNVASPSHRVSVSTPRDNLKSAPITPRTPLIGSPGGEDEDDDEVYKSANLKVREKIGKKLKMTVLVEWIAFVCIMGFLVSSLAVDKLHNSVIWGLELWKLSVLVLVIFCGRLFTGWFINVLVFLIERNFLLKKNVLYFVYGLKRSVQVFVWLCLVLLAWGLLLSRGVKRSRKTSQVLNYITRALAACLIGAAIWLVKNLLVKLLSTSFQCTRFFDRIQESIFHQYVLRTLSGPPLMEMAEKVGTSASAGQLSFRDMKKAKGEGKEEVIDVDKLKRMKQEKISAWTMKGLVSVIRGSGLSTISNTLDNFDDDDESEQKDEEITSEWEAQAAAYRIFNNVAKPRSKYIDEEDLLRFMKKEEVDNLLPLIEGAAETRKIKRKFLKNWLVNVYLERKSLAHSLNDTKTAIEELNKIASVIVLIVALIVGLLMMGFLTTQILVFISSQLLLVAFMFGNSAKTMFEAIIFVFVMHPFDVGDRCVVDGVQMVVEEMNILTTVFLKYDNEKIFYPNSVLSTKPISNFYRSPEMSDSVEFAVDVSTSIESIGALKGRIKTYLESKPQHWRPGHNVVVKEIENVNKMKMGLYVTHTINFQNYGDKNSRRSELLLELKKIFEELGIKYHLLPQEVHLRYVDSAPPAFQPLG, encoded by the exons ATGGAGGGAGAAAATGGCGTGACAGAGAAGAAAGGAACAAACGAGGTCGTTGTGCAGATTCTGGGTACCGAAGAAGCTTTCGTCCCCTGCAAAGATAGCAGTTCCTACACTGTTTCAAAGAATTCCCGGTTTGGGTCTTCTCCGAAATCGAATAAAGGTTCAAACTTGGAGCTAACAGAGCTGCAGGATCTCAAAAGCCGAGCCCAAACGTCTACATTTACAGCCACTACTTCTCCGGCCCCAAGTCCGACTCCTAATAAGCCTCCGAAGATCCCAAATGAGACCTTAACGCGAAGAAAATCGCTTGCGCAATCGGCGTTCTCGAAGCCCAAGTCGAGATTGGTGGAGCCATCGTATGCTGGTGATGCCAATTTGGCGAAAGAGAAGGCCGAGTTGGTGAATACCCGTAATAGGAACTCACCGAATGTCGCTTCCCCAAGCCACAGAGTCAGTGTTAGTACTCCACGGGATAACTTGAAGTCAGCACCAATTACACCCAGAACGCCGTTGATCGGATCGCCAGGAGGAGAGGACGAAGATGACGATGAGGTGTACAAGTCGGCCAATCTTAAAGTGCGAGAGAAAATAGGTAAGAAGTTGAAAATGACGGTCTTGGTTGAGTGGATTGCGTTTGTGTGTATTATGGGGTTTTTGGTTTCTAGCTTAGCTGTTGACAAATTGCATAACAGTGTGATTTGGGGTTTGGAACTGTGGAAATTGAGTGTGCTAGTGTTGGTAATCTTCTGTGGTAGATTGTTCACTGGGTGGTTCAttaatgttttggttttcttgATTGAAAGGAACTTCTTGCTTAAAAagaatgttttgtattttgtgtACGGGTTGAAGAGGAGTGTTCAAGTTTTTGTATGGTTGTGTTTGGTTCTACTAGCATGGGGTTTGTTGTTGAGTAGGGGGGTAAAAAGATCGAGGAAAACATCTCAGGTTCTAAATTATATCACGAGGGCTCTTGCTGCTTGCCTTATTGGGGCAGCTATATGGCTTGTGAAGAATCTGTTAGTGAAGTTACTGTCTACTTCTTTCCAGTGCACGAGATTCTTTGACCGGATTCAAGAATCAATCTTTCATCAGTATGTGCTTAGGACCCTTTCAGGGCCTCCGCTGATGGAGATGGCAGAAAAGGTTGGGACCTCAGCAAGTGCGGGGCAATTGAGTTTTAGGGATATGAAGAAAGCAAAGGGTGAGGGGAAAGAAGAGGTGATTGATGTAGACAAGCTCAAAAGAATGAAGCAAGAGAAAATTTCTGCTTGGACCATGAAAGGATTAGTTAGTGTCATAAGAGGTTCTGGACTGTCTACCATCTCAAACACACTAGATAattttgatgatgatgatgagagtGAGCAAAAAGATGAGGAGATCACTAGCGAGTGGGAAGCACAGGCTGCTGCTTATCGGATTTTCAATAATGTAGCGAAGCCTAGAAGCAA GTACATTGATGAGGAGGACCTCTTGCGCTTCATGAAAAAGGAGGAGGTGGACAATTTGCTACCACTGATTGAAGGAGCAGCAGAAACCAGAAAGATCAAGAGAAAATTTTTAAAGAACTGGTTG GTGAATGTTTACCTCGAACGCAAATCACTGGCACATTCCTTGAATGATACCAAAACAGCCATAGAGGAGCTGAACAAGATTGCTTCAGTGATTGTGCTTATTGTGGCCCTTATTGTGGGGTTACTTATGATGGGATTTTTAACAACCCAAATCCTTGTCTTCATTTCTTCTCAACTTCTACTTGTGGCGTTTATGTTTGGTAATAGTGCCAAGACCATGTTTGAAGCCATCATATTTGTATTTGTGATGCACCCATTTGATGTAGGGGACCGTTGtgttgttgatggagtgcag ATGGTTGTTGAAGAGATGAACATTTTGACAACAGTCTTCTTGAAATATGACAATGAGAAAATATTCTATCCAAATTCGGTTCTGTCTACCAAACCGATCAGCAACTTTTACAGGAGCCCAGAAATGAGTGATTCTGTTGAATTTGCGGTAGATGTTTCTACTTCCATTGAGAGTATTGGAGCCCTAAAAGGGAGAATAAAAAC GTACTTGGAGAGCAAGCCTCAACACTGGCGTCCTGGCCATAATGTGGTTGTTAAGGAGATTGAGAATGTAAACAAGATGAAAATGGGTCTTTACGTCACACACACCATAAACTTTCAGAACTATGGGGATAAGAACAGTCGGAGATCCGAACTACTCTTAGAGCTGAAGAAAATTTTTGAAGAGCTTGGTATTAAGTATCATCTGCTGCCTCAAGAAGTTCATCTCAGATATGTTGACTCAGCTCCTCCAGCATTTCAACCTCTggggtga